The nucleotide sequence ATTGGCTACCTCAAGGTTCAAGTTGGCTTTGACATCTGGAGATGCCCAAAGAACCAAGCCAACGATAAGTCCGATGGTTACTTGTCCGATAATCTTATATTTACCCTTCAGTCCTTCCTTATCGTGCTTGAAAATCTTAATGAAGTCATCCATTCCGCCGAGGAAACCCAACCAAATGGTAGTGACAATCATCAGGAGCAGATAGATATTACGTAATCTACCTAACAAGACAACTGGAATCAAAAGGGCAACGATGATGATAATACCACCCATTGATGGCACACCAATCTTTTTGACACCAAATGGGTCAATCTGTGCATCTCGTTGTACCTCTGTAATCTGCTTTTTCTTGAGGTATTTGATAAACCGTTCTCCAAACCATGCAGAGATAACCAGTGCCAATATCATTGCTAAGATAGAACGGAAACTGATGTAGCCCCACAGGTGTGAGCCACTAATGCCGAACTGGTCAAGCCAACGGAAGATATAGTATAACATGTTATTTCTTTTTTATATTGTTCTTACGATTGGGGATAGCATATCTATTTTATATAGATTACTTGATACCAAAGATTTCACGGATAACCTCATGGTCATCAAAATGGTGCTTTACACCATTTATTTCTTGATAGTTCTCATGTCCCTTACCCGCAACAAGGATTACGTCGCCCTTCTGTGCCATCATTGCTGCGGTGCGAATGGCTTCCTTACGGTCAGTGATGGTGAGAACCTTCTTGCGCTGTGTTGTATCAAGTCCGGCAAGCATATCATCGATAATTGCCTGTGGCTCTTCATCACGTGGATTATCACTTGTAAGGATAACCGTATCGCTTTGCTTAACAGCTTCCTGTGCCATTAAAGGACGCTTGCCCTTATCACGATGTCCACCAGCACCACAAACTGTAATAACACGACCGCCCTTGTTGTCAAGTACGTCATGAATAGCAGAGAGAACATTCTCTAATGCGTCAGGTGTATGTGCGTAGTCAACAACGGCTGTGAATCCTTCTGGCGATTGGATTGGCTCTAATCGTCCGTTGACACTCTTCAGTGTGCTCAATGCAATGAGAATTTCTTCAGGCTTTTTACCTAACATGATTGCCGTGCCATATACAGCAAGTAGATTGCTCACATTGAACTTACCAATGAACTGAACGCCTACCTCTTTGCCGTTAATCTCGAGGTACATACCCTCAAAATGGCACTCTAAAATCTTTGCACGGAAGTCTGCCATACGCTTGATAGAGTAGGTTTTGATTGTAGCCTTGCAGTTCTGGACCATCACCATACCGTTCTTATCATCGGCATTGGTGATTGCAAAAGCATTCTTAGAGAGTCCATCGAAGAACATCTTCTTTGCATTGCGATAGTTCTCGAAGGTCTTGTGATAGTCGAGGTGGTCACGTGTAAGGTTTGTGAAGATACCACCAACAAACTCTAAACCACCGATACGGTGCTGTTGAATAGCATGGCTTGAACATTCCATAAAGGCATATTCGCAACCAGCTTTAACCATCTTCGCAAGAAGACAATTCAGCTCTATTGGGTCAGGAGTAGTGTGACTTGCTGGAACTTCCTCATCATTAATATAGTTGCATACGGTAGAGAGTAAACCTACCTTGTATCCAAATTCACGGAACATTCTATATAATAAGGTTGCGACAGTAGTCTTACCATTTGTTCCTGTTACACCAACGAGTCTCAATTTGCGCGAAGGTTCTCCATAGAACATCGTGGCAACCTTGCCCGCCTCTTCTTCTGTTGAAGCTACTTGAACGTATGTTACTTTTTCATTCAGGACCTCAGGCATGTCTTCAAGTAAGATAGCTACGGCACCTAATTCAATTGCCTTATTGATAAACTTATGTCCATCAACCTGTGTTCCTTTCATTGCGATGAACAGATGGCCGTCCTTAATCTTACGACTATCAATGTTCACATCTTTAATCTCAACGTCTATATTACCCTGGCTGGCAATCACCTTGACGTTTTTGAGTAATTCGCTTAACTTCATATCTTTGTTCTATTCTTGTTCTTTATTATTTAAGAAACGGTTTTTTATCTTTGTAAGGAGAATGTTTATCCGAACCTGAGTTCGCATCTCATTCCCTTTTTAACCTTTTCTCCAGGCGTAACACTTTGTTGTATAACTCGACCTCTACCTGTGATAACCACTTTGACTCCATGTTTCTCCATCAAGTAGACAGCATCACGTGCTCCCATTCCGTGGACATCTGGCACAATATCTGATTTTGGAACTCGTTCCTTTTGGAAGGTTATTGATTTTCCTTTTTCTAATATGTTTCCCCATATAGGATTGCCGAAAGGATAGGCTCCATTCCAACCATTGGTAATATTGAAACCGAGCGCATTGAGCACATAGTCGGTTGCAAGCAGGTTACCAGTCTTTGCTGTCGGTATAGTGTGTGATGAAGAATCACGTGCGTCAGTAACATTTAACTTCAGATTTTGTGCCATAATTCCTTCTGCAATGTGATGGAATACAACGCCACTCATACCACCTCCTGATGCTGGTAGTCCAGTCTTTTGTATGCAGACAATACAGCTATAACGTGGTTTGTTAGCTGGGAAGAAGCCTGCAAAGCTGAGGAGATAACTGGTTCCTCCGCTTTTGTAGCCTAAAGCTCCCTTTGACATCTGAGCAGTACCCGTCTTTCCCGCAACAAGGAATTTGTCAGAGCCTGCTTTCTTGCCAAGTCCTTCCGATACAACTTCCGTCAGAATACGTGTGATTTCTGTTATTGTATTCTCTTTTGCAATGCGTTCCTTTATAACCTGTGGGGGATTGTTATAGATGACTTTTCCATCTTTTACAATTTGTTTCACAAAGCGAGGGCGCATCATTTTACCTTTGTTAGCGATAGCATTATAGAAGGTAAGGGTTGATATTGGCGGTATCTGCGTTTCATAGCCAATACTCATCCATGGAAGAGCAGTGGCACTCCAATTCACATATTGACCACGACTATTCTTGCGTGGCATGCGAATCTTTGCAGGAGAATAACCAACGATAGGAATGTGTAAGTCTGCTGCGAGCCCCAAATCATATATTCCCTGAACGAACTTCTCTGGGTTCTTGTGATAGTACGTGTCAATGATACGGCTAACACCGATGTTTGAACTGTACTTTAAGGTCCAAGGTAACGTTAGCGTTCCATATCCGCCACGTGTCCAGTTATGGTCCTTCATGTCTCGTCCATACATATTCCATACACCACTTCCAGTCTGTACGGTGTACATTGTGTCTACGACCCCATCATCGAGAGCAGTCATGATAGAAGCTGTCTTGAATACAGAACCAGGTTCTAATAGGTCGCTCACAGCATGATTCTTGACCTCTCTATATTCTCCATCACTACATTTATCTAAATTGACAATAGCCTTCACGTCACCAGTAGCAACTTCCATCACAATGGCGACACCTACGTTACCATTTACAGTAGGGTCTTTTAGCTCATCTAAGAGCGCACGTTCAGCCAAGTCTTGCATGCTAACGTCAATGGTTGTTATGATATCGGCACCATCAATTGGCGGTGTGTCAGTGATATCAAGGAACTTGTTACGAACCTTGCGACGGTGAATAATACCATTTGTACCACGGAGGATAGAATCGTATGACAGCTCTAAACCACAACGAGCAGTGTCCTTTGCGCCGAACATATCACCAATCGTTCGCTGTGCAAGTGAGCCGAACGGGCGCCGGCGTGCATTGAACTCATCCCAATGGAATCCACTTCTATATTTTGAAAGGTGGAAAATGGGGAGACTCTGTATTTCCTTGAATGTGTTATAGTCAATACGTTCGTTCCATATTGCCCAGTGCTTGCTTTCCTTATGATAACCTTCCATGAGATGCTGTTTGAAATATGCAGCTGACTTCTCTGGGAAGATGTCGTTTAATCCTTTGCTGATATAGTTAATGCTATCAATAAAAGCGGTGTCATTTCCTGCCTTTTTGAGCGCATTGAAGTCCATATATACCTTAAACTCTGGTAAAGAGCTTGCCATGAGCTGCCCATTACAACTGAGGATGTTACCTCTGGTTGGCTTAACACTCACACTATCTTTCTTCTGAGAAGCGGCAACCTCCATCCAGTAAGCTCTACCTGCAGTCATGGTGTAGATAGTCTTACCTATAACAGCTACAGCTATAAGCGACATTACTATCGCTATGCCACTGTATCGGGGTATTATCTTGTTATTATCAAACTTGCTCATATCCTATTTCTCGGGTACATCTATAATATAAGGTGGACGGTCTGACATCTTTAGCACACTGTCCTTTCTTGTTTTTAAGATTTCAAGTATATGACTCTCACGTGTCTTCTCGGTGAGTTGGCTACTACTTGATAGTGCACGATACTTAGCGTCTTCTAATTCATTATTTAGCTTATCAATTTCAATGAGGTACTTCTGCACACTGTATCGATTTGATATGTAGACGATGGTGAAAATTACGATAGTAATCATCAGCCAGATGTTGTTGCGAAAGAATCGTGCTGAGAGAATATCACCACCCAAAATCTTTCTAAGGGTGAAGTTTGATGATTGTGGTTGCTCGTCTTCGCGGGCTTGTTCCTCAATAGCAGCTTTTATCTTTCTTACTTCTGCCTCTTCTTCTATTCTCTTCTCTTCCTCTTCCGTTAGTGGCGTCGCAGCTTCGTCATTGGCAGTTGCTTGTGGTGTGTCTTCAACAGCCTCTGCCATTATGAGTTGTTTTGTGACGTTTGTACTCTCTTCAGTGAAAACTGTTTGGTCTTCAGTGAGAGGATGCTCCGTCAGCATTGGGCTCTTCTTGTCGTTCTCGTCATTCATTGCTTTCTTTTCTGCTATTCTTAGTTTTGCACTTCGGCTTCGTGGGTTGCGTTCTTGTTCGTCGTTACTTGCAGTGATAACTTTATTGTTGACTAATCGGAACGGCGTTTCTATTCGTCCGAAGAAGTCTTGCTTCACTTTACCCTCTATATTTCCTGACTTCATGATGTTCTTTACCATTCTGTCTTCTAAGGAGTGGTAAGTGATAACCGATAGTCTACCGCCAGGACGTAGTAATTCGGTGGCAGCCATAAGCATCTCTTTTAGAGCATCCATCTCATGGTTTACTTCGATGCGAAGCGCTTGAAACATTTTTGCCATGTCTTTCTTTTCGCGTGCTCGTTGAAAGAATGGTTCAATGGGTGCCAGTAAATCGTTAGTCGTTTTATATGTTTTCTGTTCTCTTGCCTTAACGATGGCTGAAGCGATACGACGCGACTGCTTCATTTCTCCATAGAGATAGAGTATGTCTGCCAGTCGTTCTTCATCGTAGTTGTTGAGTATGTCTGCAGCAGTCATTCCTGCTCTTTTGTTCATTCTCATGTCGAGGGGAGCATCGAAACGGAAAGAAAATCCACGGGTCTCGTCATCGAAGTGATGGCTACTAACTCCAAGGTCAGCAAGTAATCCGTCTATGTATTCTATGCCGTAATAGCGCATCCAGTTCTTCAAGTATCTGAAATTGGAGCGAACGAAAGTGAAACGACCTACCTGTTCCTCACTTAAGTTCATACGGTCGATGTTCTGTTCGGCGTCAGCATCTTGATCGAAGCTGTACAGATGACTGTCTGCTTCTAAGCGAGAAAGAATCTCTCGGCTATGACCTCCGCCTCCGAAAGTTGCATCCACGTATACACCGTTGGCATGTAGGTTCAAACCTTCAATGCTTTCGTTGAGGAGTACTGGGATGTGGTAACATTCTGCGGTCTTAATCATGCTGTTGACTCTTTTGTGGTTGCTTATTCGTTGCTCTGTGATGTGGCGTCAAGCCAAAAGGCTTCTTCCATTCCCATGGTTTCTTCCATAGCTTTGCTGAATTCTTCGGCTGACATGAATGGCTCGCTGTCTTCTCGTTTTGCCCAAATCTCAATGCAATCGTCCATCCCTGTAAATCTAATCTGCTGGTCAATATTGGCCATTTTTAGATATCGTTTTGGAATTAGGAAGCGACCATTGCCGTCCAGTGTAATCATTTCTACATCGGTGACATACTGACGATAAATCATCTGGTCACGCCGACTCCATTGACTCAAGCGTTTGCGAAGAGCATCCATACGTTCGTTCCATACCGATTCTGGGTAGAGAACCAGACATGGTTCAAAGATATCTTTGCGCAATATCAGTGAGTCTTCGCCCGATGCGTTGAGCACCTTGCGGAAGACGGCTGGTAGGAAAGCTCTTCCTTTTGCGTCTGTTTTTGCTTCGATATTCCCTAAGAATCTCATGTCTATTTTTTATAAAGCTGTATTTGGCTTCAAAGTTACACATTTTTCCCCACATATCCCCACTATGCTCCACTATATTTTGTTAACGACTTCTTTTTTACGAATGTTAACACTCTGAGGGTTGTTTGTTCCCTCTTAAAAACTGGTTAAAATGATGTTCTTGTTTTCTGCTCTTAATTGGTGGTGTGAAAAGGATGATTTATGGTTTTGAAATATGTTTACAAATATTGATCCAAAAATGCTTTATTTTAACCCTAAAAACGCTATTTTGGATATCTTTGTAAGTGTTTGTAAATCAAGTGTTTGTAAAGAAGCGCGGGAAAGGATGCTTAATTCGACCCTTAAAGGGCGTTAGTAACACTTCAAAAGGGCATCTTTAAGAGGTCAATTAAGCCTTAATTCGAGTGCTATTGAGCCTTAGTAAATTTTGAAGTTGTGAAATATATTTACAAAGGTGGTTTGAAATAGAGGCAAAAACTTTCATCTTTTCTTCCTGATTTCTTCGGTAGATTAAAGACTTTATTTGTGTTTTAATTCTGATGATTGGTCTGTTTTAGATCTCTTTATGTAAAGTGGGGGAATGTAAAGAGAGTGGGACGTGATTTGTCTTTTGAGTTTTTATATCATCTGTTAAGTAAATTGTTGATTTGATTTTTTTCTATTCAAACCTATATTTTTTGCAAAAAAAGAGAGCTATTCCAAATCGTTTCGTTATTTTTGCACTTTGTTAGGAGAGAATTGAGCACATGAGTATAGGAATAGAGAAAACGATAGACATTGACAAGATTCTGAAAGATAAGATGGGAACGAAAGCAAGATTTGTCCCTTCTTTTGCCGTCAATTGGCTAAAACGTATCCTTCATGAAGACGAGGTAAATCAGTTTCTTTGGGATAGTCGTGGTTTGACAGGGACGGAGTGGCTCAATGAGTGTATACACTATCTTGATATGACATTGCAGATTGAAGGTTTGGAAAACCTTCCTGATAAGGATGATGGTAAGCTCTATACCTTTGTTTCAAATCATCCTCTTGGTGGACAGGATGGAGTTGCATTGGGATCTATTATCGGCAAACATTATGATGGTAAGTTTCGCTATTTGGTTAATGATTTATTGCTGAACCTCCCGGGCTTAAAACCAGTAAGTATTGGTATCAATAAAACGGGAAAACAGAGTCGTGATTTCCCTCGAATGGTTGAGGCTGGATTTAAAAGTGATAATCATATTTTGATGTTCCCAGCTGGATTGAACAGTCGTAAAATTGCGGGAAAGATTCATGATTTAGAATGGAAAAAAACGTTTAT is from Prevotella melaninogenica and encodes:
- a CDS encoding UDP-N-acetylmuramoyl-L-alanyl-D-glutamate--2,6-diaminopimelate ligase, which encodes MKLSELLKNVKVIASQGNIDVEIKDVNIDSRKIKDGHLFIAMKGTQVDGHKFINKAIELGAVAILLEDMPEVLNEKVTYVQVASTEEEAGKVATMFYGEPSRKLRLVGVTGTNGKTTVATLLYRMFREFGYKVGLLSTVCNYINDEEVPASHTTPDPIELNCLLAKMVKAGCEYAFMECSSHAIQQHRIGGLEFVGGIFTNLTRDHLDYHKTFENYRNAKKMFFDGLSKNAFAITNADDKNGMVMVQNCKATIKTYSIKRMADFRAKILECHFEGMYLEINGKEVGVQFIGKFNVSNLLAVYGTAIMLGKKPEEILIALSTLKSVNGRLEPIQSPEGFTAVVDYAHTPDALENVLSAIHDVLDNKGGRVITVCGAGGHRDKGKRPLMAQEAVKQSDTVILTSDNPRDEEPQAIIDDMLAGLDTTQRKKVLTITDRKEAIRTAAMMAQKGDVILVAGKGHENYQEINGVKHHFDDHEVIREIFGIK
- a CDS encoding penicillin-binding protein, yielding MSKFDNNKIIPRYSGIAIVMSLIAVAVIGKTIYTMTAGRAYWMEVAASQKKDSVSVKPTRGNILSCNGQLMASSLPEFKVYMDFNALKKAGNDTAFIDSINYISKGLNDIFPEKSAAYFKQHLMEGYHKESKHWAIWNERIDYNTFKEIQSLPIFHLSKYRSGFHWDEFNARRRPFGSLAQRTIGDMFGAKDTARCGLELSYDSILRGTNGIIHRRKVRNKFLDITDTPPIDGADIITTIDVSMQDLAERALLDELKDPTVNGNVGVAIVMEVATGDVKAIVNLDKCSDGEYREVKNHAVSDLLEPGSVFKTASIMTALDDGVVDTMYTVQTGSGVWNMYGRDMKDHNWTRGGYGTLTLPWTLKYSSNIGVSRIIDTYYHKNPEKFVQGIYDLGLAADLHIPIVGYSPAKIRMPRKNSRGQYVNWSATALPWMSIGYETQIPPISTLTFYNAIANKGKMMRPRFVKQIVKDGKVIYNNPPQVIKERIAKENTITEITRILTEVVSEGLGKKAGSDKFLVAGKTGTAQMSKGALGYKSGGTSYLLSFAGFFPANKPRYSCIVCIQKTGLPASGGGMSGVVFHHIAEGIMAQNLKLNVTDARDSSSHTIPTAKTGNLLATDYVLNALGFNITNGWNGAYPFGNPIWGNILEKGKSITFQKERVPKSDIVPDVHGMGARDAVYLMEKHGVKVVITGRGRVIQQSVTPGEKVKKGMRCELRFG
- a CDS encoding FtsL-like putative cell division protein, which produces MNDENDKKSPMLTEHPLTEDQTVFTEESTNVTKQLIMAEAVEDTPQATANDEAATPLTEEEEKRIEEEAEVRKIKAAIEEQAREDEQPQSSNFTLRKILGGDILSARFFRNNIWLMITIVIFTIVYISNRYSVQKYLIEIDKLNNELEDAKYRALSSSSQLTEKTRESHILEILKTRKDSVLKMSDRPPYIIDVPEK
- the mraZ gene encoding division/cell wall cluster transcriptional repressor MraZ, which produces MRFLGNIEAKTDAKGRAFLPAVFRKVLNASGEDSLILRKDIFEPCLVLYPESVWNERMDALRKRLSQWSRRDQMIYRQYVTDVEMITLDGNGRFLIPKRYLKMANIDQQIRFTGMDDCIEIWAKREDSEPFMSAEEFSKAMEETMGMEEAFWLDATSQSNE
- a CDS encoding acyltransferase, whose product is MSIGIEKTIDIDKILKDKMGTKARFVPSFAVNWLKRILHEDEVNQFLWDSRGLTGTEWLNECIHYLDMTLQIEGLENLPDKDDGKLYTFVSNHPLGGQDGVALGSIIGKHYDGKFRYLVNDLLLNLPGLKPVSIGINKTGKQSRDFPRMVEAGFKSDNHILMFPAGLNSRKIAGKIHDLEWKKTFITKSVEYQRDVVPIFFGGRNSDRFYRIAHFSDKYVKKVNIAMLFLVDEMYKNIGKTFRVVIGKPIPWQTFDKSRTSMEWAKYVEDLVYKL